A window of Deltaproteobacteria bacterium genomic DNA:
ACAAGTCCCCCTTCCATGCCGATATTGGCAAGGACTATAAGCAAAAAGCCCTCAAAGACCATGCCGTTTTGAAGGAAATAAAATGATGCAACTGATGAGATGCATAGAGTTGTATAGAAAAGAAGCAGTCTTTTTCTTACTCCTGTATAATCTGCTATGCCGCCGAGCAAAGGCGAAGTTATGGCGACTATTGCCATACTTAGTGCAATTGCCCTTCCCCACCACAAATCGCCCAGTCCTTCACTACCGACTATCTGATGTGTGTAATACACAGGGAATATTACTGCGGCAATAACAGCAGAGTAACTTGAGTTGGCAAAGTCAAACAGGCACCATGAAAAGATTCTTTTGTTCATACCTTGTATTTTATACTTTATTGTGATTAAAATCATTCAATAATGCAATGATAAAGTTTGCTAAAATATTTCAACAGATTTGTTATTTGCCTATTTACCTGCTTCTGAAATTTTTTGCCCATTATGAGGTAGAAGGACAGGAGAATCTAAAAGGGCTTGAGGACAAGGCAGTTATATTTGCCTCAAATCACGCAAGTTACATTGATGGTCCTGTTTCAGCCGTGTCAATGCCCAGAAATGGCTTTGTGCCGCAGAAATTTTTTCCGATAAGATTTCTAGTTGCAAAGGAGTTTTTTGGATTAAAGGGACAGTTTCCATTTCCCTTGTCTGTCTTTGCAGCGATATTTGTAAGGCTCAACGGCTCTATCCCTATAAAGAGGAAAATGGAAGGACTCCACAGGAGGCTTGATGACGCGGTCAATGCACTTGAGATGGGCAATAAAATCTGGATTTACCCTGAAGGAAGGATAACCACTGACGGCAGATTCATAAGACCCGGCAAAAAAGGGATTATATATTTGCACAAAGAGACAAATTCACCAATTGTGCCGGTTGGACTTATAGGAACTTACAATCTCTCTTTCTTTAAAACCATTTTAAGACGCAGCAGGGTAAAGGTTAAAATAGGAAAACCAATTTATAACCTTGAATCATCAGATTTGCAGGAAGGCACTGAATCGGTTTTGGATGAGATAGAGAAACTGATAAAAGAGCGATGAGTGAACTCAAAACCCATAACTGTTTTTTGCCCCTTGTCTCCCGTCCTTCCCGATACATTGGCGGAGAGGTAAATTCTGTAAAAAAGGATTTATCTAAGGTCAAACTTAAGTTCGGCATGGCATTTCCAGATGTCTATGATGTTGGCATGAGTCATCTGGGTATTCAAATCCTCTACCAGATTTTAAATGCTCACCCTGATATTGCATGTGAAAGGGTTTATGCGCCTTGGACCGACATGGAAAAAATCATTCGCACAAAAGGCATCCCCCTTTCAACGCTTGAATCAAATATACCATTAAAGGATTTGGACATACTCGGTTTTTCACTTCAGTATGAACTCTCATACACAAATGTCCTGAATATGCTTGACCTCGGAGGCATTCCTCTTTATTCAAAGGACAGGGACGAGAGGTTTCCGATTGTGATAGGCGGAGGCCCTTGTGCATTCAATCCTGAACCTGTTGCAGATTTTTTTGACTGCTCTGTATTGGGTGATGGTGAAGAGGTGATTATTGAGACTGCAGAGGCGATAATTAAGGCTAAAGGCGAAGGGCTAAAGGCTAAAGATTGGAAGGAAATAATACTGGAGAAACTGGCTGAGATTGAAGGCATGTATGTGCCTTCGTTATTTGATGTCAGGTATAACGATGATGGGATTGTGGGAGAGATAGTGCCCCTGAATAAAAACTATAATAAAATCAAGAAACGGCTCGTGCCTGATTTGAATAACTGTCCTCTGCCAACAAAACCTGTTGTGCCTTTCACAAAAACCATCCATGACAGGTTTGTGGTTGAGATCACAAGGGGCTGCACAAGGGGGTGCAGGTTCTGTCAGGCAGGGATTATATACAGACCGTCAAGGGAGAGGTCTCCAGAGAATGTATTAAAGATAATTGACGAGGCATTAAAGAATACAGGGTATGATGAGGTTTCTATCCTTTCACTCTCTAGCGGTGATTATTCATGTATAAACGAACTTGTTTTAAATCTGATGAATAAACTGTATGGAAAAAAGGTGGCATTATCCCTTCCATCCATGCGTGTAGGCACGCTTACCCCTGAACTTGTAAATGAAATAAAAAGGGTTAGAAAGACAGGCTTTACACTTGCGCCTGAGGCAGGCACAGAAAGGCTCAGAGGCGTGATAAATAAAGGTATAGGCGAAGATGCCTTGCTTAAATCATGCAGAAATATATTTGAGATGGGATGGCGAAGTGTGAAACTGTATTTTATGCTCGGACTGCCTACAGAGACCATAGATGATGTTAAGGCAATTGCAGAACTTTCTGAAAGGGTCAAAAGACAAGGGACAAGGGGCCTGCCCCCGAAGGCTTCAATCGGGGGGCAGGTGAATGTAAGTGTTTCAACATTTATACCAAAGCCGCACACTCCATTTCAATGGGAACAGCAGATTACTATATCCGAATGCAGGGAAAGACAGGAACTACTACGCAAAGAATTAAAAAAGAGGAGACTTGAATTCAAATGGCATGATGCAAGGATGAGCCTTCTTGAAGGTGTGTTTTCAAGAGGGGACAGAAGGCTGGCAAAGATTATAGAATCAGCATTTAAGATGGGCTGCCGTTTTGACGGATGGGGCGAGGTTTTTAGATTTGATTTATGGGAAAGGATGTTCAATCAGCATAA
This region includes:
- a CDS encoding MFS transporter; its protein translation is MNKRIFSWCLFDFANSSYSAVIAAVIFPVYYTHQIVGSEGLGDLWWGRAIALSMAIVAITSPLLGGIADYTGVRKRLLLFYTTLCISSVASFYFLQNGMVFEGFLLIVLANIGMEGGLV
- a CDS encoding 1-acyl-sn-glycerol-3-phosphate acyltransferase codes for the protein MPIYLLLKFFAHYEVEGQENLKGLEDKAVIFASNHASYIDGPVSAVSMPRNGFVPQKFFPIRFLVAKEFFGLKGQFPFPLSVFAAIFVRLNGSIPIKRKMEGLHRRLDDAVNALEMGNKIWIYPEGRITTDGRFIRPGKKGIIYLHKETNSPIVPVGLIGTYNLSFFKTILRRSRVKVKIGKPIYNLESSDLQEGTESVLDEIEKLIKER
- a CDS encoding TIGR03960 family B12-binding radical SAM protein, with protein sequence MSELKTHNCFLPLVSRPSRYIGGEVNSVKKDLSKVKLKFGMAFPDVYDVGMSHLGIQILYQILNAHPDIACERVYAPWTDMEKIIRTKGIPLSTLESNIPLKDLDILGFSLQYELSYTNVLNMLDLGGIPLYSKDRDERFPIVIGGGPCAFNPEPVADFFDCSVLGDGEEVIIETAEAIIKAKGEGLKAKDWKEIILEKLAEIEGMYVPSLFDVRYNDDGIVGEIVPLNKNYNKIKKRLVPDLNNCPLPTKPVVPFTKTIHDRFVVEITRGCTRGCRFCQAGIIYRPSRERSPENVLKIIDEALKNTGYDEVSILSLSSGDYSCINELVLNLMNKLYGKKVALSLPSMRVGTLTPELVNEIKRVRKTGFTLAPEAGTERLRGVINKGIGEDALLKSCRNIFEMGWRSVKLYFMLGLPTETIDDVKAIAELSERVKRQGTRGLPPKASIGGQVNVSVSTFIPKPHTPFQWEQQITISECRERQELLRKELKKRRLEFKWHDARMSLLEGVFSRGDRRLAKIIESAFKMGCRFDGWGEVFRFDLWERMFNQHNIAPEFYLRKRDHNEILPWVHLTAGITEDFLEKECKLSLESKETPDCKPVPAGSKRGTDKCSNCGICDHKVIKNVSSKQYAVCSRNMKDEHQRKPLPTAYSLLPTKYTVRLSFSKTDNMKYLGHLELMSAFSRAIRRAGIPIKYSAGFHPLPEMVFEQPLPVGVESIAEHADIEIDGYVKPEEIKNILNRELPSGLKILDAVEIPLRHKKLSATIKEKAYLVFLDSSITIREKDIRDSIENFLKKGHVVIKQQREDKTREIDIKPLVQEIVLKPELTIGLTLASSEKGTAKPHEVIAYILGIPNNDAVCLKILKVK